The Stieleria maiorica genome includes the window CAAGCCGGTGAGAGCTGCTTGCCCGCGGCGTCTAAAAAAGAATCCAGCGATGCCAGGAACCCTTTCCCGTTGGATTCGATGCGGCAATCACCCGGCTGGACCGTCGCGTCGCCTTGGATCTCGATCGCCTCATAATCGATCTGAGACAACCAGGATTGGAGCGAGACGACATAATCGGGATGGACATAAATGACCGCCGATTGGCTGGGATGCACTTGGCGCAACAGGAGGTTCGCAAAATGTGCGACGCGTTCTTCCACCAATGCGTTGTCGCTGCCGAGGGCTTGTTTGGCGATTTGCGTTGCTGCGGCGGTCAGCTGGACGCCGATCGTCGAAAGTTCCTCATCCAACCTGGCGTCGAGAAGTTTCAGCTTTTGTTCAATTGAGTGCAGCGTCTTCAGCGCCGCGGCGGCGGCTTCGTCTCGGGCAGCCGATTCGGCTTCGGCCACGGTCGTCGGCTCGGTCGCGGCGCTCGCGGCCCCGTTCGGTGACGTACCGGCCGGCAAGTTGGGTGTGGCCGGCGGCAGCGGCCCACGGGCCAGGGTGACGTTGGCCAAGGACCGGTCGAAGGGGATTTGAATCGTGGGCATGTCAATCGATTTTCACCTCACCGGCTTCGCACAGGCCTGCCAAGATCTTGGCGATCGAACTCCGCGCTTCGGTGATCTCCTCTTCGCTCGCGTTGGTCTTGAATTCCATTTCCTCTTGCAGCGACTCTTTGGCGCGTTTGGACATGTTGGACAAGATGAACGTCAGCAGCGACTCGTCAACCTGTTGCAAGGCACAGACCAGGGCGTCGGTTTGGCATTGGCCGAGCAGTTTTTGCAGGTCCCGGTCGCCGAGTTTTTCGATGTCCTCGAATCGGTACAGTTGATTGCGGACGGTTTCGGCCAGTTCGCTGTCGCGCTTTTCCAGTTCATCGAGCATCGGCTTGCGCAACGCCCTGGGCAGCGATCGCATCAGGTTGGCCATTTGTGAGGTCGTTTCCTGTTCCGTTTCACGCTCCTCGACCTGGAGCGACAACTGCAGGGCTTTGGCAAGAATGCGTTCCTGGATCAATGGGGAAACCGACGACGGTTGGGCCAGCTCCAGGAAGACGTTGGGGCGGACCGCCTCGGGCAAAAATTCCAGCGTCTTGGCGGCATGTTCGTTGGCCAGCCGTCGCAGCACGATCGCCGCCGCGACCGGATTCTCGTTCTTGAGCGCCTGGGCGACTTGATAGGGGTGCATCTGGTTCAAATCGCGAACCGTATCGCCGGTCAGTTTGGGCGGGGTGAAACGCTTGGTCGGTTCGATTTCGACATCGAAACTCTCCTCGGCGATCTGCAGGATTTTGGGGCCTTCCTCTTCTTCCGAATCCCCCTCTTCGGCCGGGGCGTTTTTCTGGACCGTTTGCAGGGCCATGTGGAAGTAATCTTCAAAGTCACCAAGGACCATATCGATTTCTTCCTGGCTGGGCGGATAGGACTCAAAATCTTTGAGCGCCTGGTCCAACTCCTCCAGCGCTTCGCCGGAAAGCCCCTCGCGGGCCATCTCGGTGGCGTCTTCGCCCATCAGGTGCAGCAGAAGCGCGAGTCGCTCGGGCCGCGTCAACATCATCTTCATCGTTGCCACCCCCTATGATCACGCGGCGTCGCGTTTCTCGGACTCTCGATCGGAATCAGCGCCAGACCAAGATCGAACGACCTGAGCAAACACTTCGGGGTTTTCTTTGATCATTCGTGACAATTCGCTGACGTTTTCCAGTCGGGCACTATCGAGTTGCTGATCGGCGCCCGCGCCGCCCGGTTTGCTGGCCGGTCCGAACCGCCGCAACAACATTAGGCCTAACACAAATGCCAACAGGGCGGCAATCGCAAGTGATGCCTTTTCAACGATCGATGTGATCTTGGTCCAGTCAAACGTAGCTTCCGGAGTCGTCACGTTGAGGATCGGTTCGGTGAATGGCAGAAAATCGACGGTGATGCTGTCGGTGTCGTCACGAAACCCGACGGCGTTTTTAACCAGGGCGCTGACCCGTTCGTCCATCCCGGGGATCAAGGTTCCGTCTTCTTGCTTGATGCCTTGGGTTTCGGAGTTGACCAGCACGCTGACGCTCAGGAAATTCTTGATCGGGGTCGAATTCGCCTGGGTTTCTTCGGTGATCGGGACCAGATAACTTGTTTTGACGTTTTCTGTTTTATTGAGAACGCTGCTTGTGCCGGTTGCCCCCCGCCGCGATTGCAGATTGGACGCCACCCCGGCGGCTCCGACCGCGGGCTGTTCCATGTTGGTCGTCGTTTCGGAAACCAAGTCTTCCTGACTGGGGACCGCCCCGTCGGCGTCGTATTTGGTGGTTTTGGTCGACCCCTGGGTGAACGTCATGTCCAAACTGACTTGGACGCTGGCGTTGCCGTATCCCAGGAACTGCATCAATTGAGCTTCGGCCTTGTCGGCGAGCTTGCGTTCGGCGGCGGCGATGTATTCGACTTGCGAACCGATTTGCTGGGATTGCTCGTCGGGGATCGTGTAGCTGCGACCGTCACGGTCGGTGATTTGGACGGCTTCGGGAACCAGGTCTTCGACGGCATAGGCGACAAAGGACGCGATCGATGCGGCTTGTTGATCGCTCAATCGGGCTCCGTAGCGCAGCGTAAGCATCACGCTGGCCGAGGGAGGAGATGTCTTGCGTTCAAACGGCCCCTTGTCAGGGATGTTCAAATGAACGTCGGCGTGTTCGACGACCTCCAGCTTCTTGATCGTCGACGCAAGGCTTTGTTGCGTTTGCAGCCGAGCCCGGTTGCGTCGTTCGGTCGGGCTGCCGAAGGCACCGCCCATCGGCAAATCGGCGACCGCGCCGGCATCGGACACGCCGTTGGTCCGCGCCAACAAGCGGGCTTTGGCGAAATCACGCTTGTCCACCAGCAGGTTTCCGCCGGCGCCGGAAAGTTGGTAATCGATGCCCGCTTTGTCCAGGGCATTGATCACACGGTCGACCTGGTCGCCTTCACCCTGGCTGACCAAGACGACGTAGCTGGGTTGCACCGACCAATAACCGACGCCACCAACGGTGACCACGCACAGCACTGCCAACAGCAGGATTCCGATCCTTGCCGAAGGAGAGCTGTGCCGCCAAATGTTTAGGAGGGCGTCGATATAGGGCTGGATGACGTTCAAGGCAAATCAAGCAAGCGAATGTCGCGTTGGGGAGGTAACACGAAGGTCGTCTGGTGCTGTCGGAGTTCCACTAGAATTGCATTCGCATCAATTCGTTGTACGAATCGACGATCTGATTTCGTACTTCCATAAAGATCTGAAACGACATCTCGGCCTTGACGACTTCCATGACGACCTGCTGGACGTCTTGATTCTCGCCGGAAACCAATCCTTGGATCGCTTCCTCCGATCGGATCTGGTCTTCGTTGGCACGGGCCATCAGATCCATGAACAGATTGCGATCGGTCGCCTGGGGTTTCGCAGGCGACGACGGCAATGCAACGTTGGGAGATCCCGTTGTGGCGATGGGGGGCAGGGCAGACATCACTGGCCTCCTTGGAGCAGTGTGAGAGTTTGTTCGACCATCTCTTTAAAGACGCTGATCGCTTTCGAATTCGCCTCGTAGGATCGGCTGGCCGTGATCAGGTCAACCATTTCTTCGGGAATCTTGACGTTGGACAGTTTCACGAAACCGTCCGCATCGGCATGCGGGTGCGCCGGGTTGTAAATACTGGGAAACTCGCTCGGGTCGCCTTCCACTCCGACCACTTCCACCCCGTGCATGGCCGCGGCGCCGTGTTTCCGGTCGACCGGGTCCAATCCGGCGGCAAACACCACCGCCTGTCGGCGATAGGGCTGGCCGGTGTCGGTCATCGTCGTGCCGGCGTTGGCGATGTTGTTGGCCGTCACCTCCATCCGAAACCGCTCGGCGGCTAAGCCGGAAGCGGCGATGTCGATCGTTGGAAATCTAACCGTCATGACGTTCCTTCGTCCTTGTTCCTCAAAGGGGGGCCTTGAGTGGTGGAGCCACCCTTCAAAGCCGTCCTTAGCCCGAGATTGCTCGACGCATCGTCGAAACCCTGGATGCCAGCAGGTGCGAAAAGGCTTGGAACGCCAACGCGTTCTCCTTCAATTCCGCAACTTCCTTCTCCAAGTTCACATTGTTCCCATCCACCCGCTCCACCAGGCCCTCCAAGTCCTTGACCGGCAATTCGATGCCGCCCGAGTCCTCGGCCTGCCCCGACTGAAGCTGGTTTAACAACCGCTCAAACTCCAACCGCTTGGTCTTGTAACCCGGCGTGTTGACATTAGCGATATTCTGGCTGACAACGCGATGGCTCTTTTCCGACGCGCTGACCGCTGAACCCAATAAATCCATTTGGTAAAATATTCCAGTCATGCCAGTTATATCGGCCTGAGAAGCTGTTCGCGTTAAGGGCAACTTTCCGAGAATGTCGCCGAAACGCCATCTCTGGGCCGACTGGCGGTGAGGGAGTTCCCTCAATTAGGGCATCCAGTGCGGCTGAGTCGATGGCAATTCGGTCGATCTCTAGCGGTGAACTAAGAATCGAAAGACGGTTTTGAATTTCGATTCGAACGCGCAGTTCTGAGTGCCTCT containing:
- a CDS encoding FliH/SctL family protein; its protein translation is MPTIQIPFDRSLANVTLARGPLPPATPNLPAGTSPNGAASAATEPTTVAEAESAARDEAAAAALKTLHSIEQKLKLLDARLDEELSTIGVQLTAAATQIAKQALGSDNALVEERVAHFANLLLRQVHPSQSAVIYVHPDYVVSLQSWLSQIDYEAIEIQGDATVQPGDCRIESNGKGFLASLDSFLDAAGKQLSPAWGET
- a CDS encoding FliG C-terminal domain-containing protein encodes the protein MKMMLTRPERLALLLHLMGEDATEMAREGLSGEALEELDQALKDFESYPPSQEEIDMVLGDFEDYFHMALQTVQKNAPAEEGDSEEEEGPKILQIAEESFDVEIEPTKRFTPPKLTGDTVRDLNQMHPYQVAQALKNENPVAAAIVLRRLANEHAAKTLEFLPEAVRPNVFLELAQPSSVSPLIQERILAKALQLSLQVEERETEQETTSQMANLMRSLPRALRKPMLDELEKRDSELAETVRNQLYRFEDIEKLGDRDLQKLLGQCQTDALVCALQQVDESLLTFILSNMSKRAKESLQEEMEFKTNASEEEITEARSSIAKILAGLCEAGEVKID
- the fliF gene encoding flagellar basal-body MS-ring/collar protein FliF, which encodes MNVIQPYIDALLNIWRHSSPSARIGILLLAVLCVVTVGGVGYWSVQPSYVVLVSQGEGDQVDRVINALDKAGIDYQLSGAGGNLLVDKRDFAKARLLARTNGVSDAGAVADLPMGGAFGSPTERRNRARLQTQQSLASTIKKLEVVEHADVHLNIPDKGPFERKTSPPSASVMLTLRYGARLSDQQAASIASFVAYAVEDLVPEAVQITDRDGRSYTIPDEQSQQIGSQVEYIAAAERKLADKAEAQLMQFLGYGNASVQVSLDMTFTQGSTKTTKYDADGAVPSQEDLVSETTTNMEQPAVGAAGVASNLQSRRGATGTSSVLNKTENVKTSYLVPITEETQANSTPIKNFLSVSVLVNSETQGIKQEDGTLIPGMDERVSALVKNAVGFRDDTDSITVDFLPFTEPILNVTTPEATFDWTKITSIVEKASLAIAALLAFVLGLMLLRRFGPASKPGGAGADQQLDSARLENVSELSRMIKENPEVFAQVVRSWSGADSDRESEKRDAA
- the fliE gene encoding flagellar hook-basal body complex protein FliE → MSALPPIATTGSPNVALPSSPAKPQATDRNLFMDLMARANEDQIRSEEAIQGLVSGENQDVQQVVMEVVKAEMSFQIFMEVRNQIVDSYNELMRMQF
- the flgC gene encoding flagellar basal body rod protein FlgC — its product is MTVRFPTIDIAASGLAAERFRMEVTANNIANAGTTMTDTGQPYRRQAVVFAAGLDPVDRKHGAAAMHGVEVVGVEGDPSEFPSIYNPAHPHADADGFVKLSNVKIPEEMVDLITASRSYEANSKAISVFKEMVEQTLTLLQGGQ
- the flgB gene encoding flagellar basal body rod protein FlgB, giving the protein MTGIFYQMDLLGSAVSASEKSHRVVSQNIANVNTPGYKTKRLEFERLLNQLQSGQAEDSGGIELPVKDLEGLVERVDGNNVNLEKEVAELKENALAFQAFSHLLASRVSTMRRAISG